One Gossypium hirsutum isolate 1008001.06 chromosome A11, Gossypium_hirsutum_v2.1, whole genome shotgun sequence genomic window carries:
- the LOC107889027 gene encoding perakine reductase isoform X1, which yields MGEEQQRIQIPRVKLGTQGLEVSKLGFGCMGLTGVYNDPVPEEVGISIIKHAFHRGITFFDTSDFYGPKTNEILIGKALKHLPREKVQLATKFGIENMDSTGFIVNGTPQYVRACIDASLKRLDVDYIDLYYQHRVDTNTPIEDTMSELKKLVEEGKIKYIGLSEASPETIKRAHAVHPITALQMEWSLWTRDIEDEIVPLCRELGIGIVPYSPLGSGFFAGRGVMETVSANSILTYISRFQGENLDKNKMLYLKTEKLAKKHGCTSAQVALAWVLHQGDDVAPIPGTTKIKNLDSNIGSLKVKLTAEDLKEISDAVPINEVAGNPMPDILSRFSWKFSNTPPKGSKVST from the exons ATGGGTGAGGAGCAGCAGAGAATTCAGATTCCTAGAGTCAAACTGGGAACTCAAGGACTTGAG GTTTCAAAGTTGGGGTTTGGATGTATGGGGCTCACTGGAGTATACAATGATCCTGTCCCTGAGGAAGTTGGCATATCGATTATCAAGCATGCATTCCACAGAGGAATCACTTTCTTTGATACATCTGATTTTTATGGACCCAAAACtaatgaaattttgattggaaAG GCATTGAAGCATCTACCAAGAGAGAAGGTACAGTTAGCCACAAAGTTTGGAATCGAAAATATGGATTCGACTGGTTTCATAGTAAATGGTACTCCCCAATATGTCCGTGCCTGTATTGACGCTAGCCTGAAGCGCCTTGATGTAGACTATATTGATCTTTACTACCAGCACAGGGTTGACACCAACACTCCAATAGAGGATACT ATGTCTGAACTCAAGAAGCTGGTCGAAGAAGGGAAAATAAAGTACATAGGTTTATCTGAAGCTAGCCCTGAAACTATAAAGAGAGCACATGCAGTACATCCCATAACTGCTCTACAGATGGAGTGGTCACTGTGGACTCGTGATATCGAGGATGAAATAGTACCTCTTTGCAG GGAACTTGGAATTGGCATTGTTCCGTATTCCCCCCTCGGTAGCGGTTTCTTTGCCGGAAGAGGAGTGATGGAAACTGTTTCTGCAAATAGTATTCTG ACATATATCTCAAGATTTCAAGGAGAAAACTTGGACAAAAATAAGATGTTATATTTGAAAACCGAGAAGTTGGCCAAGAAGCATGGATGTACCTCTGCACAAGTAGCACTTGCCTGGGTCCTTCATCAAGGGGATGATGTAGCACCGATTCCCG GAACAACCAAGATAAAGAATCTGGATAGTAACATTGGTTCACTAAAAGTAAAGCTCACAGCAGAAGATTTGAAAGAAATTTCGGATGCAGTTCCGATAAATGAGGTAGCAGGTAATCCTATGCCTGATATTTTAAGTCGATTCAGTTGGAAGTTTAGCAATACACCACCAAAGGGGAGCAAGGTTTCAACTTGA